The Anaeromyxobacter sp. Fw109-5 genomic interval GTGCTCCCCACGAGCCGCCCGCTCCGCGCGGCGAGGTCGCGCAGCCGGTCGCGCGCGCCCAGGTCGGCCGCGAGCGCGCCGAGGTGGCGCGGCATCCGGTACGTCCAGTTCTCGGCGGTCACCGTCCCCGGCACGTTCACGCGGTCGCGCAGCCCGAAGGCGTCCTGGAACGGCAGGAGGAGGAGCTCCGAGCCCGCCGCGTAGACGAGCTCGAGCAGCGCGTCGCGCACGGCGTCGTCGTAGAAGGCCTTCTCGCGCGCGCGCAGGCCGGCCAGCCCGGGCAGGGCGAGGAGCGCCGCGCGCTCGTCGTCCGGCATCCCGTCCCACCAGTCCGCCAGCGAGTCGGTGTCGTGCGTGCCCGTCGTGGCGACCGAGAGGGCCGGCCAGGTGCGAGGGTCGCGGAACGGCTGGTCCGGAACGTGCCAGTGGCGCTCCCAGCGGAGGACGCAGTAGCCGGGGACCTCGATGCGCCGGAGCGACTCGCGCACGAAGTCCGGGACGGTGCCGAGGTCCTCCGCCGTGACGCGCGCGCCGGCGGAGAAGAGGCCGAGGACGCGCTCGCCGTTCTTCGTCTGCGCCTCCTCGCCCTCGGGCACGAACGCCGGCGGGCTGCCGTCGTTCGGGAAGAAGTAGGTGCGGTACAGCCCGACCACGTGGTCCACCCGGTACAGGCCGTACAGGTCCGCCATGCGGCGCGCGCGCTCCCGCAGCCAGGGGTAGCCCTCGCGCTCCATCGCGTCCCAGCGGTACACGGGCAGACCCCAGTCCTGGCCGGTCGCGCTGAACGCGTCGGGGGGGACGCCCACGCGCGCGTCGAGCCGGAAGTCGCCTCGCCGCGCCCAGACGTCGGCGGAGTCGGTCGCCACCATGAAGGGCAGGTCGCCGGCGAGCTCCACGCCGGCCTCGTTCGCCGCGCGCCGCGCGGCGTGCCACTGCTCCTCGAGCTGCCACTGGAGCCAGGTGTAGAAGAGGATCGTGCGGGAGTGGCGCGCGCGGGCCTCGGCGAGCGCCTCCGGGGCGCGCTCGCGCAGCTGCTCGGGCCAGTCCATCCAGGCGCGGCCGCCGAGGGCGTCGTCGTGGATCGCGACGAAGAGCGCGTAGTCGTCGAGCCAGGCGGCCTCCGCGCGCGCGAACGCCTCGAGCGCCCGGGCCCGCGCGGTCCCGCGGGACCACTCGTCGCGCTCGAAGCGCGCGAAGGCGAGCTCCAGGGCGCGGCGCTTCAGCGCACG includes:
- a CDS encoding 4-alpha-glucanotransferase, encoding MPRQAGVLLPLFSLRSARDWGVGEIPDLVPFGRWCAGAGFSIVQVLPVNEASRGQHSPYAALSAFAIDPVYLALGGLEDFEAAGGEEALSSEDRERLARVRAAPSVRWNEVRALKRRALELAFARFERDEWSRGTARARALEAFARAEAAWLDDYALFVAIHDDALGGRAWMDWPEQLRERAPEALAEARARHSRTILFYTWLQWQLEEQWHAARRAANEAGVELAGDLPFMVATDSADVWARRGDFRLDARVGVPPDAFSATGQDWGLPVYRWDAMEREGYPWLRERARRMADLYGLYRVDHVVGLYRTYFFPNDGSPPAFVPEGEEAQTKNGERVLGLFSAGARVTAEDLGTVPDFVRESLRRIEVPGYCVLRWERHWHVPDQPFRDPRTWPALSVATTGTHDTDSLADWWDGMPDDERAALLALPGLAGLRAREKAFYDDAVRDALLELVYAAGSELLLLPFQDAFGLRDRVNVPGTVTAENWTYRMPRHLGALAADLGARDRLRDLAARSGRLVGSTGGERG